Below is a window of Myroides profundi DNA.
TTGTAGGAAAAAAAGTATTCACAACTACTGTTAATAACAGAGAGTTGAACTTACCATATAGTGTTAATGCTGGTATTTACATTATGAAGATAAGAGAAAGTAATGCTACTGCTACTAGAAAAATAGTAGTAAAATAAGAAATACATTTTAATGATTTTATATTCTTAAAAGAGTATCACTAAAGTGATGCTCTTTTTTTATTTGTATTTTTGTACTTAAATATAATAGACCGTGTTTAAACCTGAAGAAATCATCCAAATACAAACAAAAAAAGATTTTCATAGAGTAGCTATGAAAGTCTTTAGATTCCAGTATGAACATAATCCTGTTTATCAACAGTTCTGTAATCTTCTAAATAAAACTCCTGAGCAAGTCAAGACATTAACTGATGTACCTTTTCTACCTATCGAGTTCTTTAAGAGCAAAGATGTTTTATCTTCAATAGATCCTATAAAAATAACATTCACTAGTAGTGGTACTACCGGAATGATAACTAGTAAGCACCATGTGACTGATCTAGACTATTATGAATATAGCTTTAGAGCAGCATTCTCACACTTCTATGGAAATATAGAAGACTATGTTGTCTTAGCTCTTTTACCAGCTTATTTAGAAAGAGAAGGTTCTTCTCTAATCTATATGGTAGAAGATCTTATAGAAGGTTCTAATCAGCCTGAAAGTGGATTCTACCTACACAACTATGAAGAGCTGGCTAAGATGCTAATAAACTTAGATAAAGAGGGTAAAAACGTCTTATTAATAGGTGTTACCTATGCCTTACTAGATATGATAGAAATGCAAAAGTTTAACCTTAGCAATACTATTATTATGGAAACTGGAGGTATGAAAGGTAGACGTAAAGAAATGATACGAGAAGAACTACACCAAGTATTATGTGAAG
It encodes the following:
- a CDS encoding acyltransferase, whose translation is MFKPEEIIQIQTKKDFHRVAMKVFRFQYEHNPVYQQFCNLLNKTPEQVKTLTDVPFLPIEFFKSKDVLSSIDPIKITFTSSGTTGMITSKHHVTDLDYYEYSFRAAFSHFYGNIEDYVVLALLPAYLEREGSSLIYMVEDLIEGSNQPESGFYLHNYEELAKMLINLDKEGKNVLLIGVTYALLDMIEMQKFNLSNTIIMETGGMKGRRKEMIREELHQVLCEGFGVSKIHSEYGMTELLSQGYSFGDGIFECPPWMDILTRDPEDALTYVEEGKTGGVNVIDLANINSCSFIATQDLGKKYSNGSFEILGRFDHSDIRGCNLMVV